From a region of the Drosophila ananassae strain 14024-0371.13 chromosome XL, ASM1763931v2, whole genome shotgun sequence genome:
- the LOC6503693 gene encoding inositol hexakisphosphate and diphosphoinositol-pentakisphosphate kinase isoform X11 has product MEWTWFKDWWRLKKLRSRHQRHKKKLEAAAAAAGAAVTAVTALPGSNIPESLGAHEPHSIRRHSLDPGPVDSGVRRRRRARGRDRLRRNRLLQQRQRRSQSAGVQGDKENLQGSGQNKDDDDGEYGPFNVSDYEDYAPVHGSDEDSDDFCFCDICLNGDTDFGDSNDGMDSDTSTSSSNSKQVVVGICAMAKKTQSKPMKEILTRLGEFEFIKLVTFEENVILREPVQNWPTCDCLVSFHSKGFPLEKAIEYAQLRNPFVLNNLHMQYDIQDRRRVYAILEKEGIEIPRYAVLDRDSPDPKHHELIESEDHVEVNGITFNKPFVEKPVSAEDHNIYIYYPTSAGGGSQRLFRKIGSRSSVYSPESRVRKTGSFIYEDFMPTDGTDVKVYTVGPDYAHAEARKSPALDGKVERDSEGKEIRYPVILNHSEKLISRKVCLAFKQTVCGFDLLRANGKSYVCDVNGFSFVKNSNKYYDDCAKILGNMILRELTPTLHIPWSVPFQLDDPPIVPTTFGKMMELRCVVAVIRHGDRTPKQKMKVEVRHPKFFEIFEKYDGYKLGHVKLKRPKQLQEILDIARFLLSEIHTKAHAEIEEKESKLEQLKNVLEMYGHFSGINRKVQMKYQPRGRPRGSSSDDSKSADTPIEPSLVLILKWGGELTPAGRIQAEELGRIFRCMYPGGQGRSDYSGTQGLGLLRLHSTFRHDLKIYASDEGRVQMTAAAFAKGLLALEGELTPILVQMVKSANTNGLLDNDCDSSKYQNLAKGRLHDLMQNDREFTKEDRELINPCNSKSINQALDFVKNPVDCCHHVHLLIRELLHIISIKKDDPKTKDAILYHGETWDLMRCRWEKIEKDFSTKSKLFDISKIPDIYDCIKYDLQHNQHTLQYDQAEELYIYAKNLADIVIPQEYGLTPQEKLAIGQGICSPLLRKIKGDLQRNIDEVEDEFMNRLNPHYSHGVASPQRHVRTRLYFTSESHVHSLLTVLRYGGLLNVVTDEQWRRAMDYISMVSELNYMSQIVIMLYEDPTKDPTSEERFHVELHFSPGVNCCVQKNLPPGPGFRPHSHGDNACNVSLQSSDESNPSRIEEENDSACSNEDQQGKKRGNGQRNGDRSAERQPAASGMAFGFNRLELRSKQFKSKPIPIGAHHTVSGHEAMDLAKRLNEELASQQQAQFSQQQQQLRPISPDIRAVSPDCEPRSRSFEQRASSGVGPKEPGFGDVPPIRPLETLHNALSLRKLDSFLQDMILAQIFKTPTGSPPRGFEVPCEMPAVSSLTLGTHHSPTLDNMTPSSTPAATPTEMPRGGSESSSARQCSLVSQSRFDPQSASQEPGKKPWQQQPQDRYSLAEKEEAHEASDQGMEEEPEQASSLPPEVESSLEITMENIEFEQDEEAQFEPLNQDTLGRGFFLSVGEQEAGGGGSGSTCLTPVSFGMDLNLSMVANKGSMSLSMDGFDDDEDPTLSAATTPSLPADCEPHLETCYCCPSHAEAPPEVASDDPRFGFALPVRVVTQASPEHVRQVRRAHDPVSPRIQKQISLFEGTAAGSGTDKTDSSGSVAGGGAGAAALHASINIPSAQHLRQDARLRKFENLTQSTSNSNFPFESNTLKRVPMQATGDYSNVSHTQSCINLKSGGSSAALGGSPQRQRAGVGASGRGGEPVEREAPVGAAHLGRLVSTCCSASASASASASASPSPSPSPSPGALIVKERFIEPPKKGIIRGYHGKTQSMDADFLFNEFLLLPAMAPAKLSIESSDIDKVEEHPVASTSKKPPF; this is encoded by the exons ATGGAGTGGACGTGGTTTAAGGACTGGTGGCGCCTCAAGAAGCTCCGTTCACGGCACCAGAGGCACAAGAAAAAGCTCGaagccgctgctgctgccgctggagcagcCGTAACTGCCGTTACGGCTCTGCCCGGATCCAATATCCCGGAAAGCTTGGGCGCCCACGAGCCCCACTCCATTCGTCGCCATAGCCTGGACCCCGGGCCGGTTGATAGTGGCGTCCGAAGAAGGCGTCGGGCGCGTGGCCGGGACCGCCTGCGCCGGAATCGCTTGCtgcagcaacggcagaggcgcaGTCAGAGTGCCGGAGTCCAAGGCGACAAGGAGAATCTGCAGGGCTCGGGGCAGAACAAGGATGATGACGACGGAGAGTACGGTCCCTTTAATGTCAGCGACTACGAGGACTACGCCCCGGTCCATGGAAGCGACGAGGACAGCGACGACTTCTGCTTCTGCGATATTTGCTTGAAC GGCGACACGGACTTCGGGGACAGCAATGACGGGATGGACTCCGACACcagcacctcctccagcaacaGCAAGCAGGTGGTCGTTGGAATATGTGCGATGGCTAAGAAGACACAGTCGAAGCCCATGAAGGAGATCCTGACGAGACTCGGCGAGTTCGAGTTCATCAAACTGGTCACTTTCGAGGAGAACGTGATCCTGCGCGAGCCCGTCCAGAATTGGCCCACCTGCGATTGTTTGGTCTCGTTCCACTCGAAGGGATTCCCGCTGGAGAAGGCCATCGAGTACGCCCAGCTGCGGAATCCATTCGTGCTGAACAACCTGCATATGCAGTACGACATCCAGGATCGCAGGCGGGTCTATGCTATTCTCGAGAAGGAGGGCATCGAGATACCGCGCTACGCCGTCCTCGATCGGGACTCTCCCGATCCAAAGC ATCATGAACTTATCGAGTCCGAGGACCATGTCGAAGTCAATGGCATCACCTTCAACAAGCCCTTCGTGGAGAAACCCGTCTCGGCGGAGGACCACAACATCTACATCTACTATCCGACGTCGGCGGGCGGTGGAAGCCAGCGGTTGTTCCGGAAGATTGGCAGCCGGAGCAGTGTCTACTCGCCGGAGTCGCGGGTGCGCAAGACGGGCTCCTTCATCTACGAGGACTTTATGCCCACCGATG GCACGGACGTCAAGGTGTACACCGTGGGCCCGGACTACGCCCACGCGGAGGCCAGGAAGAGCCCGGCCCTGGACGGCAAGGTGGAGCGCGACAGCGAGGGCAAGGAGATCCGCTACCCGGTCATCCTCAACCACTCTGAGAAGCTCATCTCCCGGAAGGTGTGTCTGGCGTTCAAGCAGACTGTCTGTGGATTCGATCTGCTCCGGGCCAATGGGAAGTCCTACGTGTGCGACGTGAACGGCTTCAGCTTCGTGAAAAACTCCAACAAGTACTACGACGACTGCGCCAAAATTCTCGGCAACATGATCCTGCGGGAGCTCACGCCTACGCTGCACATCCCGTGGTCGGTGCCCTTCCAGCTCGACGATCCCCCGATTGTGCCCACCACCTTCGGCAAGATGATGGAGCTGCGCTGTGTGGTGGCCGTCATCCGGCACGGCGACCGCACCCCCAAGCAGAAAATGAAAGTGGAGGTGCGCCACCCCAA GTTCTTTGAGATCTTCGAGAAGTACGACGGGTATAAGCTCGGCCACGTGAAGCTAAAGCGACCCAAGCAGCTGCAGGAGATCCTGGACATAGCCCGCTTTCTGCTCAGCGAGATCCACACCAAGGCCCACGCCGAGATCGAGGAGAAGGAGTCGAAGCTGGAGCAGCTGAAGAACGTGCTGGAGATGTACGGTCACTTCTCGGGGATCAACCGCAAGGTCCAGATGAAGTACCAGCCGCGAGGAAGGCCCCGTGGCTCCAGCTCGGACGACAGCAAGTCAG CGGACACTCCCATTGAGCCCTCGCTGGTGCTCATTCTGAAATGGGGTGGAGAACTCACGCCAGCCGGAAGAATCCAGGCGGAGGAGCTGGGCCGCATCTTCCGGTGCATGTATCCGGGTGGCCAGGGCAGGTCGGACTATTCCGGGACCCAGGGACTGGGGCTCCTGAG GCTGCACTCCACATTCCGTCACGATCTGAAGATCTACGCCTCCGACGAGGGGCGAGTCCAGATGACAGCCGCCGCCTTTGCGAAGGGCCTTCTGGCCCTGGAGGGCGAACTCACGCCCATTCTCGTCCAGATGGTGAAGAGCGCCAACACGAATGGATTGCTGGACAATGATTGCGATTCCAGCAAGTACCAGAACCT GGCCAAAGGACGTCTGCACGATCTTATGCAGAACGATCGCGAGTTCACCAAGGAAGACCGTGAGCTCATCAATCCCTGCAACAGCAAGTCCATCAACCAGGCCCTGGACTTTGTCAAGAACCCGGTGGACTGCTGCCACCACGTGCACCTGCTCATCCGCGAGCTGCTGCACATCATCAGCATCAAAAAGGACGATCCAAAGACAAAGGACGCCATCCTGTACCACGGCGAGACCTGGGACCTGATGCGCTGTCGCTGGGAGAAGATCGAGAAGGACTTCAGCACCAAGTCGAAGCTGTTCGACATCTCCAAGATCCCGGACATCTACGACTGCATCAAGTACGATCTGCAGCACAACCAGCACACGCTGCAGTACGACCAGGCCGAGGAGCTCTACATCTACGCCAAGAACCTGGCGGACATTGTCATACCCCAGGAGTACGGCCTGACGCCACAGGAGAAGCTGGCCATTGGCCAGGGAATATGTTCACCGCTGCTCCGGAAGATCAAGGGCGACCTCCAGCGGAACATCGACGAGGTGGAGGATGAGTTCATGAACCGCCTGAATCCGCACTACAGCCACGGCGTGGCCAGTCCCCAGAGGCATGTGAGGACCCGGCTTTACTTTACCAGCGAATCGCACGTCCACTCGCTGCTCACAGTGCTCCGGTACGGCGGCTTACTGAACGTCGTCACGGACGAGCAGTGGCGCCGGGCCATGGACTACATATCCATGGTGTCCGAGCTGAACTACATGTCCCAGATTGTCATTATGCTGTACGAGGATCCCACGAAGGACCCCACCTCGGAGGAGCGCTTCCACGTCGAGCTCCACTTCAGCCCGGGCGTCAACTGTTGCGTGCAGAAGAACCTGCCGCCGGGTCCGGGATTCCGGCCGCACTCCCACGGCGACAATGCCTGCAACGTGAGCCTGCAGTCCTCGGACGAGTCTAATCCGTCGCGGATCGAGGAGGAGAATGACTCCGCCTGCTCCAACGAAGATCAGCAGGGCAAAAAGCGAGGG AATGGGCAGCGGAACGGGGACCGCAGCGCGGAGCGACAGCCTGCGGCGAGCGGAATGGCTTTTGGATTCAATCGCCTGGAGCTGCGCTCTAAGCAGTTCAAGTCGAAGCCCATTCCCATCGGCGCCCACCACACTGTCAGCGGGCACGAGGCCATGGACCTGGCCAAGCGGCTGAACGAGGAGCTGGCGTCGCAGCAGCAGGCCCAGTTctcgcagcagcaacagcaacttcGGCCCATCAGTCCGGATATCCGGGCGGTTAGTCCGGACtgtgagccgcgctcccgcagCTTCGAGCAGAGGGCCTCCTCCGGCGTCGGTCCCAAGGAACCGG GATTTGGAGACGTACCACCAATTCGACCACTGGAAACACTTCACAATGCGCTGTCACTGCGCAAGCTGGACAGCTTCCTGCAGGACATGATACTGGCGCAGATATTCAAGACGCCGACAGGATCGCCGCCGCGGGGCTTTGAGGTGCCTTGCGAAATGCCGGCGGTTTCCTCCCTGACGCTCGGCACACACCACTCGCCGACGTTGGACAATATGACGCCATCGAGTACTCCGGCGGCCACGCCCACGGAGATGCCACGCGGCGGcagcgagtccagctcggcCAGGCAGTGCTCCCTGGTGAGCCAGTCGAGGTTCGACCCCCAGTCCGCCAGCCAGGAGCCGGGCAAGAAGC CttggcagcagcagccccaGGATAGATATTCCTTGGCGGAGAAGGAGGAGGCACACGAAGCAAGCGATCAGGGCATGGAGGAGGAGCCAGAGCAGGCGTCATCGCTCCCGCCGGAAGTGGAGAGCAG CCTGGAGATAACCATGGAGAACATCGAGTTCGAGCAAGACGAGGAAGCACAGTTCGAGCCCTTGAACCAGGACACCCTAGGCAGAGGCTTCTTTCTGAGCGTCGGAGAGCAGGAAGCCGGCGGCGGAGGAAGTGGCAGCACCTGCCTCACCCCAGTTAGCTTCGGCATGGATCTGAATCTCAGCATGGTGGCCAACAAGGGATCCATGTCGCTCTCAATGGAT GGCTTCGACGATGACGAGGACCCCACTTTGTCGGCGGCCACCACTCCGTCGCTGCCCGCGGACTGCGAGCCTCATCTGGAGACGTGCTACTGCTGCCCCAGCCACGCCGAAGCTCCGCCGGAGGTGGCCAGCGACGATCCACGCTTCGGATTTGCTCTGCCCGTCCGTGTGGTCACCCAGGCGTCGCCGGAGCACGTGCGTCAGGTGCGGCGGGCCCACGACCCGGTGTCGCCGCGCATCCAGAAGCAGATCAGCCTGTTCGAGGGCACCGCTGCCGGCAGCGGTACGGATAAGACGGACTCCAGTGGGTCGGTGGCCGGCGGAGGAGCTGGAGCGGCGGCTCTGCATGCCTCGATCAACATACCGTCGGCGCAGCATTTGCGGCAGGATGCCCGGCTGCGAAAGTTCGAAAATCTCACGCAGTCCACCTCGAACTCAAACTTTCCGTTCGAGAGCAACACGCTCAAGCGGGTGCCCATGCAGGCCACCGGGGACTACTCCAACGTGAGTCACACCCAGAGCTGCATCAACCTGAAGAGCGGCGGGAGCAGCGCAGCTCTTGGAGGATCGCCGCAGCGCCAGCGAGCAGGCGTCGGAGCGAGCGGCCGTGGAGGAGAGCCTGTGGAGCGGGAAGCGCCGGTGGGAGCCGCCCATCTGGGCCGACTGGTGAGCACCTGCTGCTCCGCGTctgcctccgcctccgcctccgcctccgcttCACCCTCGCCGTCGCCCTCCCCATCGCCGGGTGCTCTGATCGTGAAGGAACGCTTCATCGAGCCTCCCAAGAAAGGCATCATCCGGGGCTACCACGGCAAGACGCAGTCCATGGATGCGGATTTTCTGTTCAACGAGTTCCTGCTCCTGCCGGCGATGGCGCCCGCCAAGCTCTCCATCGAAAGCTCGGACATAGACAAGGTGGAGGAGCATCCCGTGGCCTCCACCAGCAAGAAGCCGCCCTTTTAA
- the LOC6503693 gene encoding inositol hexakisphosphate and diphosphoinositol-pentakisphosphate kinase isoform X9, whose product MEWTWFKDWWRLKKLRSRHQRHKKKLEAAAAAAGAAVTAVTALPGSNIPESLGAHEPHSIRRHSLDPGPVDSGVRRRRRARGRDRLRRNRLLQQRQRRSQSAGVQGDKENLQGSGQNKDDDDGEYGPFNVSDYEDYAPVHGSDEDSDDFCFCDICLNGDTDFGDSNDGMDSDTSTSSSNSKQVVVGICAMAKKTQSKPMKEILTRLGEFEFIKLVTFEENVILREPVQNWPTCDCLVSFHSKGFPLEKAIEYAQLRNPFVLNNLHMQYDIQDRRRVYAILEKEGIEIPRYAVLDRDSPDPKHHELIESEDHVEVNGITFNKPFVEKPVSAEDHNIYIYYPTSAGGGSQRLFRKIGSRSSVYSPESRVRKTGSFIYEDFMPTDVYFSGTDVKVYTVGPDYAHAEARKSPALDGKVERDSEGKEIRYPVILNHSEKLISRKVCLAFKQTVCGFDLLRANGKSYVCDVNGFSFVKNSNKYYDDCAKILGNMILRELTPTLHIPWSVPFQLDDPPIVPTTFGKMMELRCVVAVIRHGDRTPKQKMKVEVRHPKFFEIFEKYDGYKLGHVKLKRPKQLQEILDIARFLLSEIHTKAHAEIEEKESKLEQLKNVLEMYGHFSGINRKVQMKYQPRGRPRGSSSDDSKSADTPIEPSLVLILKWGGELTPAGRIQAEELGRIFRCMYPGGQGRSDYSGTQGLGLLRLHSTFRHDLKIYASDEGRVQMTAAAFAKGLLALEGELTPILVQMVKSANTNGLLDNDCDSSKYQNLAKGRLHDLMQNDREFTKEDRELINPCNSKSINQALDFVKNPVDCCHHVHLLIRELLHIISIKKDDPKTKDAILYHGETWDLMRCRWEKIEKDFSTKSKLFDISKIPDIYDCIKYDLQHNQHTLQYDQAEELYIYAKNLADIVIPQEYGLTPQEKLAIGQGICSPLLRKIKGDLQRNIDEVEDEFMNRLNPHYSHGVASPQRHVRTRLYFTSESHVHSLLTVLRYGGLLNVVTDEQWRRAMDYISMVSELNYMSQIVIMLYEDPTKDPTSEERFHVELHFSPGVNCCVQKNLPPGPGFRPHSHGDNACNVSLQSSDESNPSRIEEENDSACSNEDQQGKKRGVSSESPLSCRSLHYPFVQNGQRNGDRSAERQPAASGMAFGFNRLELRSKQFKSKPIPIGAHHTVSGHEAMDLAKRLNEELASQQQAQFSQQQQQLRPISPDIRAVSPDCEPRSRSFEQRASSGVGPKEPDSQVSVSVSASVSSANSSTSSRRQRHSIAGQMSYMKMLGFGGFSKKMATSANSLFSTAVISGSSSAPNLRDMIPVSSSGFGDVPPIRPLETLHNALSLRKLDSFLQDMILAQIFKTPTGSPPRGFEVPCEMPAVSSLTLGTHHSPTLDNMTPSSTPAATPTEMPRGGSESSSARQCSLVSQSRFDPQSASQEPGKKPWQQQPQDRYSLAEKEEAHEASDQGMEEEPEQASSLPPEVESSLEITMENIEFEQDEEAQFEPLNQDTLGRGFFLSVGEQEAGGGGSGSTCLTPVSFGMDLNLSMVANKGSMSLSMDGFDDDEDPTLSAATTPSLPADCEPHLETCYCCPSHAEAPPEVASDDPRFGFALPVRVVTQASPEHVRQVRRAHDPVSPRIQKQISLFEGTAAGSGTDKTDSSGSVAGGGAGAAALHASINIPSAQHLRQDARLRKFENLTQSTSNSNFPFESNTLKRVPMQATGDYSNVSHTQSCINLKSGGSSAALGGSPQRQRAGVGASGRGGEPVEREAPVGAAHLGRLVSTCCSASASASASASASPSPSPSPSPGALIVKERFIEPPKKGIIRGYHGKTQSMDADFLFNEFLLLPAMAPAKLSIESSDIDKVEEHPVASTSKKPPF is encoded by the exons ATGGAGTGGACGTGGTTTAAGGACTGGTGGCGCCTCAAGAAGCTCCGTTCACGGCACCAGAGGCACAAGAAAAAGCTCGaagccgctgctgctgccgctggagcagcCGTAACTGCCGTTACGGCTCTGCCCGGATCCAATATCCCGGAAAGCTTGGGCGCCCACGAGCCCCACTCCATTCGTCGCCATAGCCTGGACCCCGGGCCGGTTGATAGTGGCGTCCGAAGAAGGCGTCGGGCGCGTGGCCGGGACCGCCTGCGCCGGAATCGCTTGCtgcagcaacggcagaggcgcaGTCAGAGTGCCGGAGTCCAAGGCGACAAGGAGAATCTGCAGGGCTCGGGGCAGAACAAGGATGATGACGACGGAGAGTACGGTCCCTTTAATGTCAGCGACTACGAGGACTACGCCCCGGTCCATGGAAGCGACGAGGACAGCGACGACTTCTGCTTCTGCGATATTTGCTTGAAC GGCGACACGGACTTCGGGGACAGCAATGACGGGATGGACTCCGACACcagcacctcctccagcaacaGCAAGCAGGTGGTCGTTGGAATATGTGCGATGGCTAAGAAGACACAGTCGAAGCCCATGAAGGAGATCCTGACGAGACTCGGCGAGTTCGAGTTCATCAAACTGGTCACTTTCGAGGAGAACGTGATCCTGCGCGAGCCCGTCCAGAATTGGCCCACCTGCGATTGTTTGGTCTCGTTCCACTCGAAGGGATTCCCGCTGGAGAAGGCCATCGAGTACGCCCAGCTGCGGAATCCATTCGTGCTGAACAACCTGCATATGCAGTACGACATCCAGGATCGCAGGCGGGTCTATGCTATTCTCGAGAAGGAGGGCATCGAGATACCGCGCTACGCCGTCCTCGATCGGGACTCTCCCGATCCAAAGC ATCATGAACTTATCGAGTCCGAGGACCATGTCGAAGTCAATGGCATCACCTTCAACAAGCCCTTCGTGGAGAAACCCGTCTCGGCGGAGGACCACAACATCTACATCTACTATCCGACGTCGGCGGGCGGTGGAAGCCAGCGGTTGTTCCGGAAGATTGGCAGCCGGAGCAGTGTCTACTCGCCGGAGTCGCGGGTGCGCAAGACGGGCTCCTTCATCTACGAGGACTTTATGCCCACCGATG TGTATTTTTCAGGCACGGACGTCAAGGTGTACACCGTGGGCCCGGACTACGCCCACGCGGAGGCCAGGAAGAGCCCGGCCCTGGACGGCAAGGTGGAGCGCGACAGCGAGGGCAAGGAGATCCGCTACCCGGTCATCCTCAACCACTCTGAGAAGCTCATCTCCCGGAAGGTGTGTCTGGCGTTCAAGCAGACTGTCTGTGGATTCGATCTGCTCCGGGCCAATGGGAAGTCCTACGTGTGCGACGTGAACGGCTTCAGCTTCGTGAAAAACTCCAACAAGTACTACGACGACTGCGCCAAAATTCTCGGCAACATGATCCTGCGGGAGCTCACGCCTACGCTGCACATCCCGTGGTCGGTGCCCTTCCAGCTCGACGATCCCCCGATTGTGCCCACCACCTTCGGCAAGATGATGGAGCTGCGCTGTGTGGTGGCCGTCATCCGGCACGGCGACCGCACCCCCAAGCAGAAAATGAAAGTGGAGGTGCGCCACCCCAA GTTCTTTGAGATCTTCGAGAAGTACGACGGGTATAAGCTCGGCCACGTGAAGCTAAAGCGACCCAAGCAGCTGCAGGAGATCCTGGACATAGCCCGCTTTCTGCTCAGCGAGATCCACACCAAGGCCCACGCCGAGATCGAGGAGAAGGAGTCGAAGCTGGAGCAGCTGAAGAACGTGCTGGAGATGTACGGTCACTTCTCGGGGATCAACCGCAAGGTCCAGATGAAGTACCAGCCGCGAGGAAGGCCCCGTGGCTCCAGCTCGGACGACAGCAAGTCAG CGGACACTCCCATTGAGCCCTCGCTGGTGCTCATTCTGAAATGGGGTGGAGAACTCACGCCAGCCGGAAGAATCCAGGCGGAGGAGCTGGGCCGCATCTTCCGGTGCATGTATCCGGGTGGCCAGGGCAGGTCGGACTATTCCGGGACCCAGGGACTGGGGCTCCTGAG GCTGCACTCCACATTCCGTCACGATCTGAAGATCTACGCCTCCGACGAGGGGCGAGTCCAGATGACAGCCGCCGCCTTTGCGAAGGGCCTTCTGGCCCTGGAGGGCGAACTCACGCCCATTCTCGTCCAGATGGTGAAGAGCGCCAACACGAATGGATTGCTGGACAATGATTGCGATTCCAGCAAGTACCAGAACCT GGCCAAAGGACGTCTGCACGATCTTATGCAGAACGATCGCGAGTTCACCAAGGAAGACCGTGAGCTCATCAATCCCTGCAACAGCAAGTCCATCAACCAGGCCCTGGACTTTGTCAAGAACCCGGTGGACTGCTGCCACCACGTGCACCTGCTCATCCGCGAGCTGCTGCACATCATCAGCATCAAAAAGGACGATCCAAAGACAAAGGACGCCATCCTGTACCACGGCGAGACCTGGGACCTGATGCGCTGTCGCTGGGAGAAGATCGAGAAGGACTTCAGCACCAAGTCGAAGCTGTTCGACATCTCCAAGATCCCGGACATCTACGACTGCATCAAGTACGATCTGCAGCACAACCAGCACACGCTGCAGTACGACCAGGCCGAGGAGCTCTACATCTACGCCAAGAACCTGGCGGACATTGTCATACCCCAGGAGTACGGCCTGACGCCACAGGAGAAGCTGGCCATTGGCCAGGGAATATGTTCACCGCTGCTCCGGAAGATCAAGGGCGACCTCCAGCGGAACATCGACGAGGTGGAGGATGAGTTCATGAACCGCCTGAATCCGCACTACAGCCACGGCGTGGCCAGTCCCCAGAGGCATGTGAGGACCCGGCTTTACTTTACCAGCGAATCGCACGTCCACTCGCTGCTCACAGTGCTCCGGTACGGCGGCTTACTGAACGTCGTCACGGACGAGCAGTGGCGCCGGGCCATGGACTACATATCCATGGTGTCCGAGCTGAACTACATGTCCCAGATTGTCATTATGCTGTACGAGGATCCCACGAAGGACCCCACCTCGGAGGAGCGCTTCCACGTCGAGCTCCACTTCAGCCCGGGCGTCAACTGTTGCGTGCAGAAGAACCTGCCGCCGGGTCCGGGATTCCGGCCGCACTCCCACGGCGACAATGCCTGCAACGTGAGCCTGCAGTCCTCGGACGAGTCTAATCCGTCGCGGATCGAGGAGGAGAATGACTCCGCCTGCTCCAACGAAGATCAGCAGGGCAAAAAGCGAGGGGTGAGTTCTGAAAGTCCACTTTCCTGCAGATCTCTTCATTATCCTTTCGTCCAGAATGGGCAGCGGAACGGGGACCGCAGCGCGGAGCGACAGCCTGCGGCGAGCGGAATGGCTTTTGGATTCAATCGCCTGGAGCTGCGCTCTAAGCAGTTCAAGTCGAAGCCCATTCCCATCGGCGCCCACCACACTGTCAGCGGGCACGAGGCCATGGACCTGGCCAAGCGGCTGAACGAGGAGCTGGCGTCGCAGCAGCAGGCCCAGTTctcgcagcagcaacagcaacttcGGCCCATCAGTCCGGATATCCGGGCGGTTAGTCCGGACtgtgagccgcgctcccgcagCTTCGAGCAGAGGGCCTCCTCCGGCGTCGGTCCCAAGGAACCGG ATAGCCAAGTCTCGGTCTCGGTTTCGGCCTCGGTCTCATCGGCGAACTCGTCCACCTCGTCGCGTCGCCAAAGACACAGTATTGCCGGCCAGATGTCCTATATGAAAATGTTGGGTTTCGGTGGTTTTAGCAAAAAGATGGCCACCAGCGCGAATAGCCTTTTCAGCACCGCCGTCATTAGCGGCAGTTCCTCGGCACCGAACTTGCGCGACATGATACCGGTCTCCTCCTCCG GATTTGGAGACGTACCACCAATTCGACCACTGGAAACACTTCACAATGCGCTGTCACTGCGCAAGCTGGACAGCTTCCTGCAGGACATGATACTGGCGCAGATATTCAAGACGCCGACAGGATCGCCGCCGCGGGGCTTTGAGGTGCCTTGCGAAATGCCGGCGGTTTCCTCCCTGACGCTCGGCACACACCACTCGCCGACGTTGGACAATATGACGCCATCGAGTACTCCGGCGGCCACGCCCACGGAGATGCCACGCGGCGGcagcgagtccagctcggcCAGGCAGTGCTCCCTGGTGAGCCAGTCGAGGTTCGACCCCCAGTCCGCCAGCCAGGAGCCGGGCAAGAAGC CttggcagcagcagccccaGGATAGATATTCCTTGGCGGAGAAGGAGGAGGCACACGAAGCAAGCGATCAGGGCATGGAGGAGGAGCCAGAGCAGGCGTCATCGCTCCCGCCGGAAGTGGAGAGCAG CCTGGAGATAACCATGGAGAACATCGAGTTCGAGCAAGACGAGGAAGCACAGTTCGAGCCCTTGAACCAGGACACCCTAGGCAGAGGCTTCTTTCTGAGCGTCGGAGAGCAGGAAGCCGGCGGCGGAGGAAGTGGCAGCACCTGCCTCACCCCAGTTAGCTTCGGCATGGATCTGAATCTCAGCATGGTGGCCAACAAGGGATCCATGTCGCTCTCAATGGAT GGCTTCGACGATGACGAGGACCCCACTTTGTCGGCGGCCACCACTCCGTCGCTGCCCGCGGACTGCGAGCCTCATCTGGAGACGTGCTACTGCTGCCCCAGCCACGCCGAAGCTCCGCCGGAGGTGGCCAGCGACGATCCACGCTTCGGATTTGCTCTGCCCGTCCGTGTGGTCACCCAGGCGTCGCCGGAGCACGTGCGTCAGGTGCGGCGGGCCCACGACCCGGTGTCGCCGCGCATCCAGAAGCAGATCAGCCTGTTCGAGGGCACCGCTGCCGGCAGCGGTACGGATAAGACGGACTCCAGTGGGTCGGTGGCCGGCGGAGGAGCTGGAGCGGCGGCTCTGCATGCCTCGATCAACATACCGTCGGCGCAGCATTTGCGGCAGGATGCCCGGCTGCGAAAGTTCGAAAATCTCACGCAGTCCACCTCGAACTCAAACTTTCCGTTCGAGAGCAACACGCTCAAGCGGGTGCCCATGCAGGCCACCGGGGACTACTCCAACGTGAGTCACACCCAGAGCTGCATCAACCTGAAGAGCGGCGGGAGCAGCGCAGCTCTTGGAGGATCGCCGCAGCGCCAGCGAGCAGGCGTCGGAGCGAGCGGCCGTGGAGGAGAGCCTGTGGAGCGGGAAGCGCCGGTGGGAGCCGCCCATCTGGGCCGACTGGTGAGCACCTGCTGCTCCGCGTctgcctccgcctccgcctccgcctccgcttCACCCTCGCCGTCGCCCTCCCCATCGCCGGGTGCTCTGATCGTGAAGGAACGCTTCATCGAGCCTCCCAAGAAAGGCATCATCCGGGGCTACCACGGCAAGACGCAGTCCATGGATGCGGATTTTCTGTTCAACGAGTTCCTGCTCCTGCCGGCGATGGCGCCCGCCAAGCTCTCCATCGAAAGCTCGGACATAGACAAGGTGGAGGAGCATCCCGTGGCCTCCACCAGCAAGAAGCCGCCCTTTTAA